From Vogesella sp. XCS3, the proteins below share one genomic window:
- a CDS encoding ATP-binding protein, with protein MKSIRSIVGSLAFLLLVLLWSPPLWAQAHYWQDQAGQLSETQAWQQAARWPLQLRQPWRSAAADWAWRPVLAAEAGPQRVLVLGVPDVRFVQLWHRRADGSVRQLIRLGEGAAYTARPLPARMLALPLPDTLQAGDSLLLRYRTHGNTPLQLDIAPRWQWQAGLADSNMANGLQLGVLLALMVFALLQYLLAGERTLALYAALAAAMMAMLLQLEGYTFAWLWPQAGSWNQLAPPLLMGVVLLLQSLFALSLFGVARSHHRLYLAYLAQLGSLPLAGFAYFYAGWLWPSLLSALAYLGLILYTGAYYGRRGSPLAVPFLAGALLNVLLSNVLFGLVLSGLALPVSPFALPKLGYAAEALCFAVALARKVQLLQRRVADSRRRHEQEALQLAQAEAATAAARQQARASQLQLAATSHDLSQPLASLRLALGALAPLPQAAPVLAHVNRTLDYSEALLGGLIAEARGQLQAVPASLPLGPLLADACQRHAPAAALKGLRLVCHDTAWHYPAAPLLLGRILDNLLVNAIRYTPAGSVLLGVRYRPGALVIEVRDSGPGLAAGQLQRLLQPFQRGEGQGGDGHGLGLHITRSLCEAAGYTLAVRSTPGKGAVFAVQMPLAAGQAATG; from the coding sequence ATGAAATCAATACGCAGCATTGTAGGCAGCCTGGCGTTCCTGTTGCTAGTGCTCCTGTGGAGCCCGCCGCTATGGGCGCAGGCACATTACTGGCAAGACCAGGCCGGCCAGCTCAGTGAGACCCAGGCATGGCAGCAGGCGGCGCGCTGGCCTTTGCAGCTGCGCCAGCCGTGGCGCAGTGCGGCAGCTGACTGGGCATGGCGCCCCGTACTGGCGGCAGAGGCCGGCCCACAGCGGGTGCTGGTACTGGGGGTGCCCGATGTCCGTTTTGTACAGCTGTGGCACCGCCGCGCCGATGGTAGCGTGCGGCAGCTGATACGGCTGGGAGAAGGGGCAGCCTATACGGCACGGCCACTGCCGGCGCGCATGCTGGCGCTGCCGCTACCCGATACGCTGCAGGCGGGCGACAGCCTGCTGCTGCGCTATCGCACCCACGGCAATACCCCGCTGCAGCTGGATATCGCCCCGCGCTGGCAGTGGCAGGCCGGCCTGGCGGACAGCAATATGGCAAACGGCCTGCAGCTGGGGGTGCTGCTGGCCTTGATGGTGTTTGCCCTGCTGCAGTACTTGCTGGCGGGCGAGCGCACCTTGGCACTGTACGCCGCGCTGGCCGCGGCGATGATGGCCATGCTGCTGCAGCTGGAAGGCTATACCTTCGCCTGGCTGTGGCCGCAGGCCGGCAGCTGGAACCAACTGGCACCGCCCTTGCTGATGGGCGTGGTGCTGCTACTGCAGTCGCTGTTTGCCCTTAGCCTGTTTGGCGTGGCACGCAGCCATCACCGTTTGTACCTGGCGTATCTCGCCCAGCTGGGCTCGTTGCCCTTGGCAGGTTTTGCTTACTTTTACGCTGGGTGGCTGTGGCCGTCGCTGTTGTCGGCACTGGCGTATCTGGGCTTGATTCTCTACACGGGTGCTTACTACGGGCGCCGCGGTTCGCCGCTTGCCGTGCCGTTTCTGGCCGGCGCGCTGCTGAATGTGCTGTTGTCCAATGTGCTGTTTGGCTTGGTGCTCAGCGGCCTGGCCCTGCCGGTTTCGCCTTTTGCCTTGCCCAAGCTGGGTTATGCCGCCGAGGCGCTGTGTTTTGCGGTAGCGCTGGCGCGCAAGGTGCAGCTGCTGCAGCGCCGCGTGGCCGATAGCCGCCGCCGCCACGAGCAAGAGGCGCTACAGCTGGCGCAGGCCGAGGCCGCTACCGCTGCCGCCCGCCAGCAGGCACGGGCCAGCCAGCTGCAGTTGGCCGCTACGAGCCACGACCTGTCGCAGCCCTTGGCATCGTTGCGGCTGGCGCTAGGGGCGCTGGCGCCGCTACCACAGGCGGCGCCGGTGCTGGCTCACGTGAACCGCACGCTGGATTACAGCGAAGCCTTGCTTGGTGGGCTGATTGCCGAGGCGCGCGGCCAACTGCAGGCGGTGCCGGCCAGCCTGCCCCTGGGGCCGTTGCTGGCGGATGCCTGCCAGCGCCACGCGCCGGCCGCCGCGCTCAAGGGGCTACGCCTGGTGTGCCACGACACCGCCTGGCATTACCCGGCGGCGCCGCTGCTACTGGGGCGCATTCTGGACAACCTGCTGGTGAACGCTATCCGCTATACGCCGGCAGGCAGTGTGCTGCTGGGTGTGCGTTACCGGCCCGGTGCGCTGGTGATCGAGGTGCGCGATAGCGGCCCTGGTCTGGCTGCCGGCCAGCTGCAGCGCTTGCTGCAGCCGTTCCAGCGCGGTGAAGGGCAGGGCGGCGACGGCCACGGCCTGGGCTTGCACATCACCCGTTCGCTGTGCGAAGCAGCCGGTTATACGCTGGCAGTGCGCTCCACGCCCGGCAAGGGGGCGGTGTTTGCCGTGCAGATGCCGCTGGCAGCCGGCCAGGCCGCCACGGGCTGA
- the rlmF gene encoding 23S rRNA (adenine(1618)-N(6))-methyltransferase RlmF, translating to MTITLPAGDGKPGLHFRSLHRERYDFAALIAANPELAEFVRHNEHGIETVDFHNPAAVKALNRALLMHHYGVLFWDIPPGYLCPPVPGRADYLHHAADLLAKSNKGTIPKRATVLDIGVGANCIYPIVGRHVYGWRFVGSDIDADALRMARLIVDANPQLKSGLKLRQQTDAANVFDGIIKREDRFDLTICNPPFHGSAAEADAAARRKVANLTGQRMANVELNFGGRHHELWCEGGEEYFLATMARQSVRYGHQVAWFSSLVSKVDNVRGLLRELEMCNAKRVITLDMAQGNKISRVVAWTFLDKEAMAEWRDERWDA from the coding sequence ATGACCATTACCCTTCCTGCCGGCGACGGCAAACCCGGCCTGCACTTTCGCAGCCTGCACCGCGAGCGCTATGATTTTGCCGCGCTGATTGCGGCCAACCCCGAGCTGGCCGAGTTTGTGCGCCATAACGAGCACGGCATCGAAACCGTGGATTTCCACAACCCCGCCGCCGTCAAAGCGCTGAACCGCGCGCTGCTGATGCACCACTACGGCGTGCTGTTCTGGGACATTCCGCCCGGCTACCTGTGCCCGCCGGTACCCGGCCGCGCCGACTACCTGCACCACGCAGCCGACCTGCTGGCCAAGAGCAATAAAGGCACCATTCCCAAGCGCGCCACCGTGCTGGATATCGGTGTGGGCGCCAACTGCATCTACCCTATCGTGGGGCGTCATGTGTATGGCTGGCGCTTTGTGGGCAGCGATATCGACGCCGACGCGCTGCGCATGGCCAGGCTGATCGTGGATGCCAACCCGCAGCTGAAAAGCGGTCTGAAGCTGCGCCAGCAAACCGATGCGGCCAACGTGTTCGACGGCATCATCAAGCGCGAAGACCGCTTCGACCTGACCATCTGCAACCCGCCGTTCCACGGCTCGGCAGCCGAGGCCGACGCCGCTGCGCGCCGCAAGGTAGCCAACCTGACCGGCCAGCGCATGGCCAATGTGGAGCTGAACTTTGGCGGCCGCCACCACGAGCTGTGGTGCGAGGGCGGCGAGGAGTACTTCCTGGCCACCATGGCGCGCCAGAGCGTGCGCTACGGCCATCAGGTAGCGTGGTTCAGCTCGCTGGTATCCAAAGTGGACAATGTGCGCGGCCTGCTGCGCGAGCTGGAAATGTGCAACGCCAAGCGTGTGATTACGCTGGATATGGCGCAGGGCAACAAGATCAGCCGGGTGGTGGCCTGGACCTTCCTGGACAAAGAAGCCATGGCAGAGTGGCGCGACGAGCGCTGGGACGCCTGA